The Miscanthus floridulus cultivar M001 chromosome 6, ASM1932011v1, whole genome shotgun sequence genomic interval GGGTCACGATCGAGCGGCAGCAGCTGTTTGCCCGTTTGTTTGCCTGTTTGGTTCAGAGTTCAGACCCTGCCACCCTTGACGCCTGGACGCACGTGACGACTGACAAGGCACTGGACAAGTATCAAGTACCACATTCTCTATGTCCCAAAATAAATACATTTCTAAAATTCTTGAGGAGATCAATGTTAGTCGGAACAAATTACTACAAATTACTACCCTTACTCCTATTAAGTACGTACTATTTCAGTATGGAATGGTTACACTCTGAAAATAGGGAGTAAAAAAAGCTACTACAACATATATGTACACTTATTTTACAATAAATTTAAAATGTTAGAAGTATATTTATTTTAGTACTACAACTATGAGATAGTAACATAGGAACGACAGTTGGACTCATGTGTGTGGATTCGTGCAGGTGCCACACCTGCTAGGGTGCAGGCGCGGGTGCCAAATCGCATCGCAAGTTTCATTGGGTCAGGGCTCGAAAAGGAGGTATGGATGCAAAATCGCACCCGTAAGGTGCCATGCCTATTGGACCTAAAATATAAGAAAATCGTCTTGGTAACAACATATTTGACACCTTAGTAATAAATATTTAGTGTATTTTAAAAACTTGTATAGTTCCATAGCACATACGTATGTGATAGCGACATATAGATAACAAATTTCACCTGTTTTTATCTTTCTATATATGCTTATTAATGCAGACGACCTGTGGGGCGCAGGCGCAAAATTGCACCCGTGTTACAAGCGTTTTTGCAAACAGATATTTGCTCTACCCGCATCGTACCCGATCAATTGTCGTCCCTATTTATGCATTCGCGCAGAGTAGTACTTATGCTCATTGATTACTGatttttttcagcttgttttttcagtcggaacaatatttttctctcacaacaaatcagtcgaaacagtgtttcggcttgttttttcagcgaagcgggCCTTTGCTAAGCCGCTGGATACGAATGCTGCTGTCTGATCAACTCACTGATACATACTCCTCGgttcaaaagaagaaaaaacaacTATCATTTCGTAAAGAGCCGAACAACTTTAAATAtaacaaaaattataaaattataGGTATTTATAATTTATAATATCGAACATGTAGCTTAGATtaaatatgaaatatattttatagtaaatctatttatagacataaatactaatattatttcttataaacttgatcaaacttaaatctAGAATTGTATTTTATTTATAGAGGGATAAATAAGAAATGCATCCATCGGTCATAGCCATGTCATGGGATATATAAATTTAACTGAACCATTTGAAATTTAGTTACATGAAAATTGCAAAACAAATTAGCAGACAAAGGCCTTTGGGCATTGTTTACATGACTGTTTCAGGAACGCAAAAACTATAAAAggttgaggggttcttgatctttcgtCGACCATGGCACATGGGGATTGATTGGGCGACTGGCGAGAACAGGCATCGCGCATCAGCAACTCCACTTCAGCTTCCCACTACCAACTTCACTACTTCAGGCCATCTATGTACCGTACCAATCTACCACCGAGCCCAGATCGATCTTCATCTGAGAGCGACATCATCCCGTTAGCTCCTAACAATCTGGAACATCAGATGATCAGAATCAGAGATCAATAAACATATCAGTACACAATACTGTTGTGAACAAGTGGTAGAATTTTCTGAAGTTACAAATCTGATGGTTAAAGTGTACAAACAATAAATCTGATGATGAAGCCCAAAACTAATGATGATCAGAAATACACAAGCATGCTGCAATGAAGTAAAAAAACAACTGTAGTCTTTAAATAACGCTTGCAAGATTGTTTTTTCTTGAACATTGCAGGAgagatgcatatcatcattcaTTATATTAAAGCAGAAGAGAAACTGGGGTAAAACCATTAGGTAATAATAGAAAATTGGATAAAGATTGTTAACTAAAAAATTTAAATCGGTATCAGTTGACGCCAACCATCACTCAGCACGCCAAGAGCATTTAAATATGACAATGCTTAGAGTATTTGAAATTGAAGGGGATCTAAACCCTTCGATGCTATGATTTGGGGAGAAAGTGTTCGCCGTATCAAAACAATGCCAATTTTGCAAATCGGAAGGTGTAGGAGTCACTTGTGGCTACGAGGGGTATCCTAGGTTGCTCCTTTCAGAAAAGGAGTTGTGCCCCGTCTTGTTTGGGGGAGCTTAATGCCACATTATTGCAGGGGCGGATCCACAGTATAACCATTGTTGCCACATGACATCAATGACCTTGTAGAAGTACCACTACAATATCAGTGTATTACAAGTTTACAACACAAGATTCTGCCATTATTGTATATAAACTTTTTTTCTTAaatgaaaggcagagctcctaccATTgcgtttagaaaaaaaaaatgcaaatCGGGACAGGTAGAAGCCAATCAATGAAAAAAAAGCAAAAGCACCAAACTTGCAATAGGAGTAAAATCTCTCATGTTACTTCCAAATATTTGCATGGGCATGGGCACAATGGTAAGTTGAGCACAATTTAGTATTTTAGTTTAGCTCTACGGTCGAGGGTGGCTAATGAGCATTGCAGTTCACAGATGCTCTGCTCTTTGTCTCCCCAGCACAATTGGATACCATATAAGGTATTGGCTTACAACAGAATTCAAATGCAAAGATACCCATGTACATACCATTAAGGCCAATCTCAATGAAAGTTTCAGAGTTTCATGGACATTAAATATGCTGATATGGCACTATATTTATGAAGAGATTGGTGATAAAAGTTTCATGGAAATAAAGAGTTTCAGGGGGATGAAATTCTTCTGCACTGTCTCCAACATATGGGAGATTGTTGGAAACTAGGACATGAAACTCCAACTGAGACCGGCCTAAGTGTTCTAATTAAGTAACCAGAATTATCATGCAGGAGCTTGCAACTCCCATAATGTGAGCACAGCAAGATCCGGATACATGTAAACTACTTTTGGTGACAAATTCTACCATGGCAAATAAACAAATACAGTAGGTGCAATTCACAGGCACATAAAAATGCAGTATCACATCCCAAGCAAATTGGCATAAGCAGAGACCATTATAACATACATTAGAATGAATCTACAAAAAGCATATTCTGATTATCAGCATTGTGCACATCAATTCCATTTATATAAGGATGGCATGAGCAATTTTTTTCAGAAAAGATTTGTGAGAATCCCAAATTAAGATATCTCAGGCACAAGCATAAACACATTGGGTACATTAGAAGCATACCATTCTGCAACGGAAAACCATTGAACAATTTTAATTCATCACCAGTTCAGTCAACTAAGATGAGAAGTTCAGAATCAGATCTTCAAATGCCTCCCAGGCTCCCAGCAAGGCAGAACCCCCCCCCCCAAAACTGAACCCTAGTACAAAATCCTCAAATTCCAAAAACACAAAGACTCCAAATGAAACCCAATACAAAGGATCACCATCATCCACTAATGAACATGTCTTTAAGCAGTGATGGAGCCAGTAGGGGACTGGCAGGGGCCATGGCCCTGTCATGACCCAATTTTTCTACTAAAGCCCATGAGGTTGAGAAGAACTTAACATGTTAGTAATTTATCTTTTAATCTTTGAATTAACTTATACCCCACTAATCTTCTAATCCTGGTTCCAGTCAGTCTTTAAAGATTGTACCAGAAAACAGAGATTTTTCAGCAATAGTGCATCTCaaaagaaaagccaaaacaagAAACCAAAAATCTAACAAACCAGTCATGTACACCAAACACATAGTTGACGTAGCAGATGCTACATACACTATCCCAAAAAAGAGAGAAATATTTGACTTTCCATCCCCAGCTACTAGAAATGTAAATAAAATTACCCTATATCATCTGGGAAAccaagcatctcaaatgaatgaAAATGGGAACACAGAATTTGATGTAGCATTATAGCGAAGGGTCACATACACTAAAAAACTATTAGTTCCCTTCCCAACTAGAAAGGCTGGTGACAATGAAATAACATCAGTCATTAAATATTGTGGTATCATAAATAAAGCATAGGTTTCTCATCATGGAAAGCTGCAGACCAATCATGTATAAACAGAAATTGCCAAAAAAGAATGTAAGTGATACAGAGCAAAGGTAGCTGAGATTAAATTCGTAATACATTGACAGTTACATGTCATAAATCAGTAAATTCCATCTCATCTAAGAAAAACTTGAGCATAATGCATTGCAAGGTACATTTAAATTTTAAAGACCTGCAATACCTCCGTGGTTCGTATGAAACAACGACAGTGTCTTAGCAAGCACATAATAAACAATCCACTAACAAGTCTATCACAGCAACCAATTGACTGTATCCTATTTTAAGGCCGAAATATTCCTTTACCTAACTCTTCCAATTTAAAGGTAAGCAGGGCTGCTGAGGAATGGCAGTGCAGCGAGAGACATGAGCATCTCTGAGGAAGCATCACCCTTCCTGGCGTGCTTTGCCCTCGCAAGCTGCAGCTGCATGTCCACAAAAGCCTGCATCCGCTTCAGCTCCAGATCCTTGAGGAACTTGATTCGCTGCCTCTCCATCTTCTCAGCGTGCCGCTGCTTAGCAGCTTCCATGCGCTCGTACATATCCGTGAAGGTCTCAATTGCCCTCGCTAGCTCCCCGAATCCACCACTCCCGCTGCTCATCTTCCTCTTGCTGCCAACAGCAGGAGCGGCAGCACCACCACCGGAGCGAGAAGATACAGAACGCGACGGCGACTGCTGAGAGCCTTCGTCATCGTCATAGTCGTTGTTGTTGTAGCCATCTTCCGAGTCGGACTccgcggcagcagcggcggcggccgccgccttaTGGATGAGGTTTGCGGAGGGGAGGTCAGAGCCACGGCGGTAATTGTGCAGCGGGAGCGCCatggggagcggcggcggcgattgCGGCGACGGGGAGCGCGGCGGCGTCTGGCGCCTCCTGAAGACGGGCAGCGCGGCGCGCGGCGGGGACGGCTTCTTGCTGCCGGTGAGCGTGGGCCCGACGAGGAGGTCGAGCTGGCCGTAGAAGGCCCATGGCGATGGCCCGCCGCGCACGCGCTCggccttgtacttcttcttgagcGTGTCGACGCGGTTCTTGCACTGGATGTCGGtgcgcggcgggcggcggcgcgcggaGGCCCCGGGGCGGGAGTTGACGGCGTCGGCGACCTCCCGCCACTGCGGCTGGCGGAGGCTCCCGCGGTTGAGGTCGAGGTAGCGCGAGCCCCAGGCGTCGACGAGCGCGGCCGTCTCGCCCTCGCTCCAGCAGTCCTCCCGGTACGGCAGGTTCGGGTTGGGCGGCGGCAACTTCCCGTccatggctctggctcctcctcccagATCTCTCTCCGCCTCACGAgtcacgacgacgacgacctagccttctctctctcgtttgcGCGTGGA includes:
- the LOC136456331 gene encoding trihelix transcription factor ENAP2-like translates to MDGKLPPPNPNLPYREDCWSEGETAALVDAWGSRYLDLNRGSLRQPQWREVADAVNSRPGASARRRPPRTDIQCKNRVDTLKKKYKAERVRGGPSPWAFYGQLDLLVGPTLTGSKKPSPPRAALPVFRRRQTPPRSPSPQSPPPLPMALPLHNYRRGSDLPSANLIHKAAAAAAAAAESDSEDGYNNNDYDDDEGSQQSPSRSVSSRSGGGAAAPAVGSKRKMSSGSGGFGELARAIETFTDMYERMEAAKQRHAEKMERQRIKFLKDLELKRMQAFVDMQLQLARAKHARKGDASSEMLMSLAALPFLSSPAYL